One window of Legionella pneumophila subsp. pneumophila str. Philadelphia 1 genomic DNA carries:
- a CDS encoding DUF2147 domain-containing protein encodes MKLWKVLCSFVIAVCYLPLAFAASQSPAGTWTTIDDKTGAKRAVVNLKVSNGTLSGTIVKVYPQPGDTGICSKCPGAFKDKKIQGLTFVWGLKDEGNGVWSGGSILDPKTGKIYKAKMTLQGNKLYVRGYFGVSALGRTQTWIR; translated from the coding sequence ATGAAATTATGGAAAGTGTTATGTAGTTTTGTAATTGCTGTATGTTATTTACCATTAGCCTTTGCAGCATCACAGTCTCCTGCCGGTACCTGGACAACCATTGATGATAAAACCGGAGCTAAGAGAGCAGTAGTTAACCTTAAAGTATCAAATGGTACTTTAAGTGGTACTATTGTGAAGGTATATCCACAACCAGGTGATACCGGAATTTGTTCTAAGTGCCCTGGCGCATTCAAGGACAAAAAAATTCAAGGGTTGACTTTTGTTTGGGGATTAAAAGATGAAGGCAACGGCGTCTGGAGTGGTGGCTCTATCCTCGATCCCAAAACAGGAAAAATTTATAAGGCTAAGATGACACTGCAGGGTAATAAACTGTATGTCAGAGGGTATTTTGGAGTTTCTGCTCTAGGACGTACTCAAACCTGGATTCGATAA
- the dnaB gene encoding replicative DNA helicase, translating to MLDLQISKKTVDPLKRPPHSVEAEQSIIGGLMLDNQVWDKVSNKLCETDFYRTEHRILFRAISALAKKDQPFDVVTLLDALKTRNELDDAGGEAYLFELANNTPSVANVTAYADIVREKSVQRQLIAVATEIADSAYNPAGREVPELLDMAETKVFAIGEQTASDGGPENIKSILVRAVEKIDALYHNGDAITGLATGLSDLDEMTSGLQPSDLIIVAGRPSMGKTTLVMNMAEHAAIKAGKPVLVFSMEMPADSLAMRMMSSLGRIDQHRIRTGKLDDNDWPRVTSAVHMLSEAPLFIDDTPALSPGEMRARARRLAKEHGSLGLIVVDYLQLMKVPGFNADNRTAEISEISRSLKSLAKELQVPVIALSQLNRSLEQRADKRPVMSDLRESGAIEQDADLICFIYRDEVYNEDSPDKGTAEIIVAKQRNGPIGKVRVAFLGKYTRFEDLAFNGYQGVE from the coding sequence ATGCTTGATTTGCAAATATCTAAAAAAACGGTTGATCCACTAAAACGCCCCCCGCATTCTGTAGAGGCTGAGCAATCCATTATTGGTGGTTTGATGCTCGACAATCAAGTCTGGGATAAGGTAAGCAATAAATTATGCGAAACCGATTTTTATCGTACTGAGCACCGAATTCTTTTTAGAGCCATTTCTGCTTTAGCCAAAAAAGATCAACCTTTTGATGTAGTGACGCTTCTTGATGCTTTAAAAACACGCAACGAGTTAGATGATGCTGGTGGAGAAGCCTATTTATTTGAGTTGGCTAATAACACACCAAGTGTAGCGAATGTGACCGCTTATGCGGATATTGTTCGGGAAAAATCAGTCCAGAGGCAACTGATAGCGGTAGCAACAGAAATTGCTGATTCCGCTTATAATCCTGCTGGAAGAGAAGTGCCTGAGCTATTGGATATGGCCGAAACCAAAGTATTTGCTATTGGTGAACAAACAGCGAGTGACGGGGGTCCAGAAAATATTAAATCCATTTTGGTACGGGCGGTAGAGAAAATAGATGCCCTCTATCATAATGGTGATGCGATTACAGGCCTTGCGACAGGCTTATCCGATTTGGATGAAATGACATCGGGTTTACAGCCTTCTGACCTGATTATCGTTGCTGGCCGTCCATCGATGGGAAAAACAACTTTGGTGATGAATATGGCAGAGCATGCGGCAATTAAAGCCGGTAAGCCAGTATTGGTTTTCTCTATGGAAATGCCTGCTGATTCCCTGGCAATGAGAATGATGTCTTCCTTGGGGCGAATAGATCAGCATCGGATTCGTACTGGTAAATTAGATGATAATGACTGGCCACGAGTGACCTCCGCGGTGCATATGCTTTCTGAAGCTCCTTTGTTTATAGATGATACTCCAGCTTTAAGTCCTGGAGAAATGAGGGCACGTGCCAGACGTTTAGCAAAGGAACATGGTTCGTTAGGGCTTATCGTTGTCGATTATTTACAATTAATGAAAGTGCCCGGGTTTAATGCAGACAATAGAACAGCGGAAATCTCCGAAATTTCTCGGAGTCTTAAATCGCTGGCAAAAGAGTTACAGGTTCCCGTAATTGCTTTATCTCAGCTGAATAGAAGCCTCGAGCAGCGAGCAGATAAGCGGCCAGTGATGTCAGATTTGCGAGAATCAGGAGCAATTGAGCAGGATGCTGACTTAATCTGTTTTATTTATAGAGATGAAGTATATAATGAGGACAGTCCTGATAAAGGCACTGCGGAAATCATTGTTGCCAAGCAAAGAAATGGACCCATAGGCAAAGTCAGGGTAGCCTTTTTGGGTAAGTACACACGATTTGAAGATTTGGCATTTAATGGTTATCAAGGGGTAGAATAG
- the alr gene encoding alanine racemase produces MSRPTRLVIEPSALLHNLSQIKHLAPGKKVIAMVKANAYGCGVREVAPVLDGRIEAFGVACLEEALAIRALGVETPCILFQGVFSSDELSVAVENDFACVLHHAQQLEWLIKTPLPYPIKVWVKVNTGMHRLGFKIHELQKVMGALQTCTWVDKSIGLMTHLACADEPHRPENQQQISLFQEISIPGFRQRSIANSAAIISFPDSQADVVRPGIMLYGVSPFANQNAHDLGLIPVMRFMSAISAIHDNPSFAQVGYGGTWKSDKPSRIGVVAAGYGDGYPRHISEKTPVWVRGREVSIVGRVSMDMLTIDLTEHPDIEIGDEVELWGTHVLVERIAKSAGTVGYELLCQISERVRYK; encoded by the coding sequence GTGTCAAGACCTACACGTTTAGTGATAGAGCCCAGTGCTTTATTGCATAATTTATCTCAAATCAAGCATTTAGCTCCAGGCAAAAAAGTTATCGCTATGGTAAAAGCCAACGCCTATGGCTGTGGAGTCAGGGAAGTTGCCCCTGTCCTTGATGGGCGTATTGAGGCTTTTGGAGTAGCCTGCCTTGAGGAGGCTCTGGCTATTCGAGCTTTAGGTGTTGAAACCCCGTGCATTCTCTTTCAGGGCGTCTTTAGTTCTGATGAATTGTCAGTAGCCGTTGAGAATGATTTCGCCTGTGTTCTTCATCACGCACAGCAGTTGGAATGGCTAATCAAGACTCCGTTGCCTTACCCGATAAAAGTATGGGTGAAGGTAAACACAGGCATGCACAGACTGGGATTTAAAATCCATGAATTGCAAAAAGTGATGGGGGCATTGCAAACCTGTACCTGGGTTGATAAAAGTATAGGGTTAATGACTCATTTGGCTTGCGCAGATGAACCTCATCGTCCTGAGAATCAACAACAGATCTCTTTGTTTCAGGAGATATCCATACCTGGGTTTCGCCAACGCAGTATCGCTAATTCGGCGGCAATTATTTCATTCCCTGATTCGCAGGCTGATGTGGTGAGGCCCGGGATTATGTTGTATGGTGTTTCCCCATTTGCAAATCAAAATGCCCATGATTTAGGTTTAATCCCTGTCATGCGTTTTATGTCAGCCATCAGCGCGATTCATGATAACCCATCTTTTGCCCAGGTAGGCTATGGTGGAACCTGGAAAAGTGATAAACCTTCGCGAATTGGTGTTGTTGCAGCAGGTTATGGCGATGGGTACCCACGGCATATTTCCGAGAAAACACCGGTTTGGGTTAGAGGGAGGGAGGTGTCTATTGTTGGCAGAGTTTCTATGGATATGCTGACCATCGATTTGACAGAGCACCCTGATATTGAGATCGGCGATGAAGTTGAGCTTTGGGGAACACATGTTTTAGTAGAGCGCATTGCCAAATCAGCAGGTACAGTAGGATACGAATTATTATGTCAAATTTCGGAGAGAGTACGTTACAAATAA
- a CDS encoding RT0821/Lpp0805 family surface protein has product MKKLIVASLSLTFMLGGCASMNKEGVGTITGGVVGGLLGSQFGGGSGKVAAAGAGALLGAYLGGQIGKTMDKVDRLEMQRALETAPTGKAVAWSNPDTGYRYTVQPTRTYYNAQQPCREYITKAMIGGKTQQIYGKACRQADGSWRVVN; this is encoded by the coding sequence ATGAAAAAATTAATTGTTGCATCATTATCCCTAACATTCATGCTAGGTGGCTGTGCCTCAATGAACAAAGAAGGTGTAGGTACAATTACTGGTGGTGTGGTAGGTGGATTACTTGGTAGCCAGTTTGGTGGTGGTTCAGGTAAGGTTGCAGCTGCAGGAGCAGGAGCATTATTAGGAGCTTACCTGGGTGGCCAAATTGGAAAAACAATGGATAAAGTAGACCGACTTGAAATGCAAAGGGCCCTCGAAACAGCTCCAACAGGTAAAGCAGTTGCATGGTCAAATCCGGATACTGGATACCGTTATACTGTCCAGCCAACGAGAACTTATTATAATGCTCAACAACCTTGCCGTGAGTACATTACCAAAGCCATGATTGGTGGAAAAACCCAACAAATTTATGGTAAGGCCTGTCGTCAAGCTGATGGTTCGTGGCGTGTTGTGAATTAA
- a CDS encoding CBS domain-containing protein: MAHLIHSVLPVPPRKIAYIHPDDSVKECIKQMVEKDIGALVVFDNDAHLIGIVSERDILRCYFHKSLSLETAKVSDVVYTNVTILSPHDSVEKAMQVITETKRRHVLIQEEGELLAILSIGDLLYHVLEDKLRVIEHLENYIHS, from the coding sequence ATGGCTCACTTAATTCATAGCGTACTGCCGGTGCCACCAAGGAAAATCGCTTATATTCATCCTGATGATAGTGTCAAAGAATGTATTAAACAGATGGTTGAAAAAGATATAGGTGCATTAGTTGTTTTCGACAATGATGCCCACTTGATTGGTATTGTGAGTGAAAGAGACATACTTCGCTGTTATTTTCATAAGAGTCTAAGTTTGGAAACTGCAAAAGTATCTGATGTTGTTTATACCAACGTCACGATCTTAAGTCCACATGATTCGGTAGAGAAAGCCATGCAAGTGATAACTGAAACAAAAAGAAGACATGTATTAATCCAGGAAGAAGGTGAGCTATTAGCTATATTGTCAATAGGAGACTTGTTGTACCACGTACTGGAAGATAAATTGCGAGTGATTGAGCATTTGGAAAATTATATTCACTCCTGA
- a CDS encoding membrane protein, with protein MKTMKQMIRLTMLLLMLSFNLWAINSSSPWYTEEKGKGLVINVELYLSSTCPHCHKADEFFKEIEKHYTWLHVERYIIDKDKKALKRFGDLLTELNRYDFAVPSIFFCNSRWVGFATAQTTGKDLLNGIEYCKEEIVKNGRLTPATENVLNRWGNASLFDSNITGSPSTNTFIFVVAIIDAISPCALFTITAFLGLLFMIEKRKLQFISGSVFILTVAGVHYFQQVYPTLFFESLSWFRIPAALVGLFAFYFAGQYYKKHSIQPLFIVLAFLLALTVPMFQQTCLMNWSYVFEQWLHNQNVSGVQMGLYQFAYQLIYIFPLIILMFLYWILMKIHFFKKFKTKLTTIGFLYILAIALLLIVYPYALSNLALSLFLIVSLGISGLLLNWFNASKMT; from the coding sequence ATGAAAACCATGAAGCAAATGATTCGATTGACAATGTTACTTCTGATGCTCAGTTTTAATTTATGGGCAATAAATTCTTCATCTCCCTGGTATACAGAAGAAAAAGGTAAAGGGCTTGTAATTAACGTTGAATTGTATCTTTCATCTACTTGTCCTCATTGTCATAAGGCCGATGAATTTTTCAAAGAAATTGAAAAACATTATACCTGGTTGCATGTTGAGCGTTATATTATTGATAAAGATAAAAAGGCTTTGAAACGCTTTGGCGATTTATTGACAGAACTTAATCGATATGATTTTGCCGTTCCATCCATATTTTTTTGTAATTCCCGTTGGGTTGGGTTTGCTACTGCACAGACAACCGGAAAGGATCTGTTAAACGGCATAGAATATTGTAAAGAAGAAATTGTGAAAAATGGAAGATTGACTCCTGCGACCGAGAATGTTTTAAACAGATGGGGGAATGCGAGTTTGTTTGATTCCAATATCACAGGAAGCCCTTCCACAAATACATTTATTTTTGTTGTAGCCATAATCGATGCAATCAGTCCATGTGCTTTATTTACGATTACTGCATTTTTAGGTCTTTTATTCATGATTGAAAAGCGAAAGCTGCAATTTATTAGCGGTTCCGTGTTTATTTTAACTGTTGCAGGTGTTCATTATTTTCAACAGGTTTATCCTACCCTGTTTTTTGAGTCGCTTTCATGGTTCCGTATTCCGGCTGCATTGGTAGGCCTTTTTGCTTTTTATTTCGCTGGCCAATATTATAAAAAGCATTCTATCCAACCATTATTTATTGTTTTGGCTTTTTTATTGGCTCTTACAGTGCCAATGTTTCAACAAACCTGTTTGATGAATTGGTCTTATGTGTTTGAACAATGGTTACATAACCAAAATGTATCAGGAGTTCAGATGGGGCTATATCAATTTGCTTATCAGCTTATCTATATCTTTCCTTTAATTATCCTGATGTTTCTCTATTGGATTTTAATGAAAATTCATTTTTTCAAAAAATTTAAGACAAAATTAACTACTATAGGTTTTTTATATATTTTAGCTATCGCACTCTTATTAATCGTTTATCCCTATGCCTTGTCTAATTTGGCTTTATCATTATTTTTAATTGTCTCATTGGGGATCTCCGGTCTGTTACTGAATTGGTTTAATGCTTCTAAAATGACATGA
- a CDS encoding CDGSH iron-sulfur domain-containing protein → MDDNNSEFKHLFPIAVEVTEGKTYVWCGCGKSKTQPFCDKENCGDKAVSFIAELTEDVYFCNCKQTKNPPFCDGSHAKILLEVVKKKAKQMNRKGSLK, encoded by the coding sequence ATGGATGATAATAATTCAGAGTTTAAGCATTTATTTCCAATAGCTGTGGAGGTAACAGAAGGAAAGACTTACGTATGGTGCGGTTGTGGCAAAAGCAAGACCCAGCCTTTCTGTGATAAAGAGAATTGCGGGGATAAAGCAGTCTCTTTTATAGCAGAGTTGACTGAAGACGTTTATTTTTGCAATTGCAAACAAACCAAAAACCCTCCTTTTTGTGATGGATCGCATGCAAAGATTTTGCTTGAAGTGGTTAAAAAAAAGGCAAAACAAATGAACAGGAAAGGAAGTCTTAAATGA
- a CDS encoding GGDEF domain-containing protein produces the protein MIDQELKKKIVNTISQYEHKCDKMQSQINTLRSVINQLIINPIGINYELDDRLSQLRNYLDTEFEPAVIEKKVKRLAEILSKMQRKKAENSRLVNGLIKQGVESIGRIANKSQDKRAVTKLQKMLDTEMESHAILIRFNQVLTQCISSVIKEMEKLPQITKVDTPQKSYQSEISLKVNDSLQQLLNHLSIPQDLDSKRGVIKTNLEHALTDEELSTIIDNLTELVVESFNVEQNRFKGFLQQLTDQLNDFEIYLRVSGDARKKASEDSRLLECGIQDNLDQIKNHLDTSKTIEELSSKVSQNIKMIGDRLKEYRHNEKIREEEYAKQVSELQARLQESEQNAEEIKNLLAFQKYRINHDSLTGLPNRESYDEHILDSFQRWKRSSSALSLAVCDIDHFKRINDNFGHLAGDKVLKKVAMIFKSSIRTVDFIARIGGEEFVFIFEQTSSKEAFGILEKLRKLVEDCLFYYRDKKVDVTVSFGLTTVTEEDDIESLFMRADNAMYKAKNAGKNRVEIL, from the coding sequence ATGATTGATCAAGAATTAAAGAAAAAAATTGTTAACACAATTAGCCAATATGAGCACAAATGTGACAAGATGCAAAGTCAAATTAATACGCTCAGAAGTGTGATTAATCAATTGATTATTAATCCGATTGGAATTAATTATGAGTTAGATGATCGCCTTTCGCAATTAAGAAATTATTTAGATACTGAATTTGAACCTGCTGTCATAGAAAAAAAAGTGAAACGTTTGGCAGAAATACTTTCCAAAATGCAAAGGAAAAAAGCGGAAAATTCTCGTTTAGTCAATGGACTAATCAAACAGGGAGTGGAATCCATTGGTCGTATTGCCAATAAATCTCAGGATAAGAGGGCAGTTACAAAATTACAAAAAATGCTGGATACCGAGATGGAAAGCCATGCGATTTTGATTCGTTTTAATCAAGTCTTAACTCAATGTATTTCTTCTGTGATTAAGGAGATGGAGAAGTTACCACAAATTACAAAAGTCGATACCCCCCAAAAAAGTTATCAGTCTGAGATTAGTTTAAAAGTAAATGACAGCTTGCAACAATTACTTAACCATTTATCTATCCCTCAGGACTTGGATTCCAAGAGGGGAGTCATAAAAACAAATTTGGAACATGCACTCACTGATGAAGAGCTTAGCACTATTATTGACAATTTGACGGAATTAGTCGTTGAGTCATTTAATGTTGAGCAGAATCGATTCAAAGGGTTTCTTCAACAGTTAACCGATCAGCTCAATGATTTTGAAATCTATTTAAGAGTATCAGGAGATGCTCGCAAAAAGGCAAGTGAAGACAGTCGTTTATTAGAGTGTGGGATTCAGGATAATCTTGATCAAATCAAGAATCATTTGGATACCTCTAAAACGATTGAGGAATTATCCTCAAAGGTGAGCCAAAATATAAAAATGATTGGTGACAGGTTAAAAGAATATCGACACAATGAAAAAATTCGAGAGGAAGAATATGCAAAGCAAGTATCCGAGTTGCAAGCTAGATTACAGGAATCAGAGCAAAATGCGGAAGAAATAAAAAATTTGCTTGCTTTTCAGAAATACAGAATTAACCACGACAGCTTAACAGGCTTGCCAAATCGGGAATCTTATGATGAGCATATCCTGGATTCATTCCAGCGCTGGAAACGAAGTTCAAGCGCATTGTCTCTTGCTGTGTGTGACATCGATCATTTTAAACGTATTAATGATAATTTTGGCCATCTTGCAGGAGATAAGGTTCTTAAAAAGGTAGCTATGATTTTTAAATCATCAATCAGAACGGTTGATTTTATCGCTCGAATAGGTGGTGAGGAATTTGTGTTTATTTTTGAACAAACCAGCAGCAAGGAAGCTTTTGGAATTTTGGAGAAATTACGTAAATTAGTTGAAGATTGTTTGTTTTATTATCGAGACAAAAAAGTCGATGTTACTGTTTCTTTTGGGCTAACTACGGTAACCGAAGAAGATGATATTGAATCTTTATTTATGCGGGCAGACAATGCCATGTATAAAGCTAAAAATGCAGGAAAGAACAGGGTAGAAATATTATAG
- the lipA gene encoding lipoyl synthase, with amino-acid sequence MGKLIDIPIVVESGQKYKTSQGVTAIKDGIKSSGQDHERLPKPKWLRIVNHTTPAYSQVKEQVQKHRLATVCEEAKCPNISECWSHGTATIMLMGAVCTRACRFCSVDTGNPHGWLDAEEPENTAETVALMNLDYVVLTSVNRDDLPDGGANHYAKTIRAIKKRSPRTKVEALTPDFQGSERDVAVLLDSGVDVFAQNVETVERLTHPVRDNRAGYQQTLNVLAFAKKYRPDVLTKTSLMLGLGETDEEIIQTMDDLRTHHVDILTLGQYLQPTKNHLPIARYVTPETFSELRQIGLKKGFFEVASGPLVRSSYRADRVFKRDNLGLDV; translated from the coding sequence ATGGGCAAATTGATCGATATTCCAATCGTTGTGGAAAGTGGACAAAAATATAAGACATCTCAGGGTGTGACAGCTATTAAAGATGGAATAAAATCATCAGGTCAAGATCATGAGCGATTGCCAAAACCGAAGTGGCTTCGTATAGTCAATCATACAACTCCAGCCTATAGCCAAGTTAAAGAGCAAGTGCAAAAACATCGTTTGGCAACAGTTTGTGAAGAAGCGAAATGCCCCAACATCTCAGAATGTTGGTCTCATGGAACTGCAACTATTATGTTAATGGGAGCAGTATGTACCCGGGCTTGCCGATTTTGTTCTGTGGATACAGGAAATCCGCATGGTTGGCTTGATGCAGAAGAACCTGAGAATACCGCAGAAACTGTGGCCTTAATGAATCTGGATTATGTGGTTTTAACCTCAGTTAACCGTGATGATTTACCTGATGGGGGGGCGAATCATTATGCCAAAACCATTAGAGCAATCAAAAAACGATCTCCCCGAACCAAAGTCGAAGCGCTAACCCCCGATTTTCAAGGAAGTGAAAGAGATGTTGCTGTATTGTTAGATAGTGGCGTTGATGTGTTTGCGCAAAATGTAGAAACGGTTGAGCGCCTGACACACCCGGTAAGAGATAATCGAGCGGGTTATCAGCAAACCTTGAATGTACTGGCTTTTGCTAAGAAATATCGACCGGATGTTCTGACCAAAACCAGTTTGATGTTGGGTTTGGGTGAAACCGATGAGGAAATTATACAGACTATGGATGACCTTCGAACTCATCACGTGGATATTTTGACTTTGGGACAATATTTGCAACCAACTAAAAATCATTTACCTATAGCACGTTACGTAACTCCTGAAACTTTTTCTGAATTAAGGCAAATTGGTCTAAAAAAGGGCTTTTTTGAAGTGGCTTCAGGCCCATTAGTTCGATCAAGCTATAGGGCTGACCGAGTGTTCAAACGGGATAATTTAGGGCTTGATGTTTGA
- a CDS encoding GIY-YIG nuclease family protein: MFWVYILQCSDKSYYTGQTDNLEKRLTQHQDKMIPGCYTSTRLPIQLKFSQEFMSREEALNAERQIKGWSRRKKEALINGDWQALSDYSKRKN, translated from the coding sequence ATGTTTTGGGTTTATATTCTTCAATGCAGTGACAAGAGTTATTATACAGGGCAAACGGATAATTTGGAAAAACGCCTTACTCAACATCAAGATAAAATGATTCCGGGTTGTTATACAAGCACAAGATTACCAATTCAATTAAAATTCAGCCAGGAATTTATGTCTCGTGAAGAAGCCTTGAATGCTGAGAGACAAATCAAAGGATGGAGTCGGAGAAAGAAAGAGGCTTTAATAAATGGAGACTGGCAAGCGTTATCAGACTATTCTAAACGTAAAAATTAA
- a CDS encoding peptide MFS transporter, which yields MKLISQAVKNYLPELSLRQKQTNNIIFITFWSQFSVYALNTVLVLFLTRPLIAQGLGYSQAKAYAFIGVTQATGYLMPILGGYMADNIVGVRRSILLGSIMLACAYLLVMLSGYTISSLGDQLFIIAFAFIPATNSLLMGTASSMVSHIYSDDAIKAKSAMTYYYMAINVGALLATMIAPVLLESRYGPLSVLTLTFIGKSIAALNFAKRYSIYDSVIWGMDKSKFSNQGLLRLVAYIAAIYSLTLYAYTHVYIASTLIGAGCAIGILWFLIKTIMLKGETRSKQMIAVLLIIEAIVFFIIYNQMNSTLVLFAENNSDLSFLWFKISPAQYQMLNPLLILLIGSQLPRFYRFFSRFTIPYQFAAGTILSGIALLVMAFAAQNAINGLVNGNYIALTYILISIAELWVSAIGLSMIGLYCDARAIAFAMGVWYLASSMSNAISGRIAGWVAIPENINSALESLPYYKNYYLIMGISALGLGILMYFVAYYLHKIMKRRGIELA from the coding sequence GTGAAATTGATTTCTCAAGCAGTTAAAAATTATCTTCCAGAACTAAGTCTTCGCCAAAAACAAACCAATAATATTATTTTTATTACTTTTTGGAGCCAGTTTTCTGTCTATGCCTTGAATACAGTTCTGGTTTTATTTTTAACTCGACCCTTGATTGCTCAGGGATTAGGCTACAGCCAAGCCAAAGCCTACGCTTTCATTGGTGTAACTCAAGCCACAGGCTACCTGATGCCTATTTTAGGTGGGTATATGGCTGATAATATTGTTGGTGTCAGACGATCCATTCTTTTGGGTAGCATCATGCTGGCTTGTGCTTATTTACTGGTCATGTTAAGTGGGTACACCATCAGTTCTCTTGGGGATCAATTATTTATCATAGCTTTTGCCTTTATTCCTGCAACCAACTCGCTATTAATGGGAACCGCATCCAGTATGGTTTCTCATATTTATTCCGATGATGCCATTAAAGCCAAATCCGCTATGACTTATTACTATATGGCCATTAATGTTGGAGCTCTGCTGGCCACCATGATCGCGCCAGTTCTCCTGGAAAGTCGTTATGGTCCACTTTCAGTACTCACCTTAACCTTTATTGGCAAATCGATTGCTGCCTTGAATTTTGCGAAACGTTACTCCATATATGATAGTGTCATCTGGGGTATGGATAAATCCAAATTTTCTAACCAAGGTCTATTGCGCCTTGTTGCTTATATAGCGGCTATCTATTCTCTTACTTTATATGCTTATACTCATGTTTATATCGCCAGCACACTGATAGGCGCAGGATGTGCTATAGGAATTCTCTGGTTTTTAATTAAAACCATTATGCTTAAAGGCGAAACTCGCAGTAAACAAATGATCGCTGTATTACTGATAATAGAAGCCATAGTATTTTTTATCATATACAATCAAATGAACAGTACCTTGGTATTATTTGCAGAAAACAATTCTGATCTAAGTTTTCTTTGGTTTAAAATTTCACCCGCTCAATACCAAATGCTAAATCCTTTGCTCATTTTACTGATTGGAAGTCAACTTCCCCGTTTCTACAGGTTTTTTTCGCGTTTTACGATCCCCTATCAATTTGCCGCAGGCACAATTCTCTCTGGTATTGCCCTGCTGGTTATGGCTTTTGCGGCCCAAAATGCAATCAATGGATTAGTGAATGGTAACTACATTGCTTTGACCTACATTTTAATTTCAATTGCTGAATTATGGGTCAGTGCCATTGGTCTTAGCATGATTGGACTGTATTGTGATGCACGTGCGATTGCCTTTGCTATGGGCGTATGGTACTTGGCCAGTTCCATGTCCAATGCCATCTCAGGACGAATTGCAGGCTGGGTCGCCATACCAGAGAATATTAATTCTGCTCTTGAAAGTTTACCTTATTATAAAAATTATTATTTGATTATGGGCATTAGTGCTTTGGGGCTTGGTATTCTGATGTATTTTGTAGCTTATTATTTACACAAGATTATGAAACGACGAGGTATTGAGTTAGCATAA
- a CDS encoding class I SAM-dependent methyltransferase produces MSLKAMYNQIAENYATANRFGSISESHHVAIEQMRKFHLGLKPHYKILDLGVGNGSFLQKLHHLMPMANFTGIDVSSEMLKRASEALPLTTIEGSAAEANKFLPAHSQDLVLAHFINAYIPINVLFDEAKYLTRANGHFSLITTTYDSFPVAQQQLANFIAQDTILSRVVGHYYKSIVKNTTVAANLDELLLAFKQHQFNILDHQRIEIPITLNNIDELALFGIEGTWFLNTLSIRMLPKYFLIQRLKRLFSKIFTFPYHDTHIIDVVLARK; encoded by the coding sequence ATGTCCTTGAAGGCCATGTATAACCAAATCGCAGAAAATTACGCGACAGCTAATCGTTTTGGTTCAATTAGTGAAAGCCATCACGTTGCCATTGAGCAGATGAGGAAATTTCATTTGGGGTTGAAACCCCATTATAAAATCCTCGATCTGGGCGTTGGCAATGGCTCTTTTTTGCAAAAATTGCATCACTTAATGCCAATGGCCAATTTCACAGGAATTGATGTTTCATCAGAAATGTTGAAACGAGCGAGCGAAGCCCTTCCTTTAACAACCATTGAAGGCAGTGCTGCAGAAGCCAACAAGTTTTTGCCCGCACATAGCCAGGACTTGGTTCTGGCTCATTTTATTAATGCATATATCCCTATTAATGTTCTCTTTGATGAAGCCAAATACTTGACGCGTGCCAATGGTCACTTCTCTTTAATCACAACGACCTATGATTCTTTTCCTGTAGCGCAACAACAACTGGCCAACTTCATTGCTCAGGATACTATTTTAAGTCGAGTTGTTGGTCACTACTATAAATCCATAGTCAAAAATACAACTGTTGCTGCAAATCTCGATGAACTCTTGCTGGCATTTAAACAGCATCAATTTAATATTTTGGATCACCAACGTATTGAAATACCCATTACCCTTAATAACATTGATGAATTGGCACTGTTTGGAATAGAAGGCACCTGGTTTCTTAACACTCTATCGATACGCATGCTGCCAAAATATTTTTTAATTCAGCGTCTTAAACGACTTTTCAGCAAAATCTTTACTTTTCCCTACCATGACACTCATATTATTGATGTAGTTCTTGCCAGGAAGTGA